Proteins co-encoded in one Leucobacter exalbidus genomic window:
- a CDS encoding CoA transferase, producing the protein MTSTGQRQAPLAGVRIVEISAFVAAPLGSMTLAQLGAEVIRIDPIGGNIDHTRWPVTAAGDSIYWASLNKGKRSVTLDLKSEDGQRLATELIASAGILITNLPARGWLSYENLAQHRPDLIMLRLTGNHDGSPAVDYTVNASSGFPTVTGFDAQQTNNALPAWDVAAGLYMTTGVLSAELERRSSGQGQEINIALSDVMLATVGNLGYIAEVQTNGSTRGPLGNALYGAYGQSFATGDGREVMVVAISNRQWRSLGEATGLTDKLAMIGPMLDVDLATEGGRYDAREAIDAVLRPWFAARTATEATTRLADAGVLQGIFRTFEQLVHEDPRCTTNNPLFTEIDQPGVGRVLAPSLPLVFRSTPVPAAVPAPLLGENTDEVLAEVLGTSDAELTRLREHRVLARTHTLHSLENH; encoded by the coding sequence GTGACGAGCACAGGGCAACGCCAAGCGCCGCTTGCGGGTGTACGCATCGTTGAGATCTCAGCTTTTGTAGCGGCACCTCTTGGCAGTATGACGCTGGCACAGTTAGGCGCCGAGGTGATCCGAATAGATCCCATCGGTGGAAATATCGACCACACGCGGTGGCCGGTAACCGCAGCCGGCGACAGCATCTACTGGGCAAGCCTTAACAAGGGCAAGCGTTCAGTTACGCTCGATCTCAAAAGCGAAGACGGCCAACGTCTCGCGACCGAACTCATTGCGTCGGCTGGTATTCTCATCACCAATTTGCCCGCCCGCGGCTGGCTGAGTTATGAGAACCTCGCCCAGCACCGCCCTGATTTGATCATGCTGAGGCTCACAGGCAACCATGACGGCTCCCCCGCTGTTGACTACACCGTAAACGCTTCAAGCGGGTTTCCGACCGTCACTGGCTTCGATGCGCAACAGACCAACAATGCGCTCCCTGCATGGGACGTCGCTGCAGGCCTGTACATGACCACAGGCGTGCTGAGCGCTGAGCTGGAACGGCGTTCATCGGGCCAGGGGCAGGAGATCAATATTGCGCTGTCTGACGTAATGCTCGCCACCGTCGGCAACCTCGGATACATTGCCGAGGTGCAGACCAATGGTTCGACGCGCGGTCCGCTGGGCAACGCACTCTATGGAGCGTACGGGCAAAGCTTTGCCACGGGCGACGGGCGAGAAGTGATGGTTGTCGCAATTTCAAATAGGCAATGGCGATCCCTCGGAGAAGCCACGGGCCTTACCGACAAGCTTGCAATGATTGGGCCCATGCTCGATGTTGATCTGGCCACTGAAGGCGGTCGATACGACGCCCGTGAGGCCATCGATGCGGTACTACGCCCCTGGTTCGCGGCGCGTACTGCGACAGAAGCGACCACGCGGCTCGCAGATGCCGGTGTACTGCAGGGCATTTTTCGAACGTTCGAACAGCTCGTCCATGAGGATCCTCGCTGCACAACGAACAACCCGCTGTTCACTGAAATCGACCAGCCCGGCGTCGGTCGTGTACTCGCCCCCAGCCTTCCGCTGGTGTTCCGAAGTACCCCTGTTCCTGCCGCGGTGCCGGCCCCGCTTTTGGGCGAGAACACCGACGAGGTCCTGGCTGAAGTATTGGGCACATCGGATGCAGAACTCACGCGTCTACGCGAACACCGAGTACTCGCGCGTACGCACACTTTACATTCGCTCGAGAACCACTAG
- a CDS encoding acetyl-CoA C-acetyltransferase, which yields MARAAIIAPTRTAVGAYGKSLRDVSVEHLGATVVKAVIERSGIDPQLIEDVVFAQSYASSEAPCVGRWIGLQAGLPIHTAGMQLDRRCGSGVQAIATAAMMVQTGAADVVIAGGVESMSNIEYYSTDMRWGSRSGNVTMYDRLERGRERSQPTERFGYISGMIETAENVATRYGITREEADAFAVSSHLKAAAAWDRGAFDDEVVPVVVPQRKGEPLIFSRDEGIRPNSSVEVLAGLRPLMQGGITTAGNASQQNDAAAACLIVSEDKLDEYGVEPIAFLEGWAAVGCDPAEMGLGPVPAVEKLFRRTGRGWNDIDLVELNEAFAAQSLGVLRGWGWDDHERLNVNGSGISLGHPVGATGVRIMTTMLHELHRRGGGRGLETMCIGGGQGMAALFEVV from the coding sequence GTGGCCAGAGCCGCAATCATCGCACCCACCCGAACCGCCGTCGGCGCCTACGGGAAGTCGCTTCGCGACGTTTCCGTTGAGCACCTCGGCGCGACCGTTGTCAAAGCCGTCATCGAACGCTCCGGAATCGATCCTCAGCTCATTGAAGATGTCGTGTTTGCGCAATCGTATGCCTCGAGTGAGGCTCCCTGCGTCGGCCGCTGGATTGGGTTGCAGGCCGGTCTCCCTATCCATACTGCCGGCATGCAGCTCGACAGGCGCTGCGGCAGCGGTGTCCAAGCAATCGCCACCGCGGCCATGATGGTGCAAACCGGTGCCGCTGACGTCGTAATCGCTGGCGGCGTTGAAAGCATGAGCAACATCGAGTACTACTCAACCGATATGCGTTGGGGGTCCCGCTCGGGCAACGTCACCATGTACGACCGGCTCGAGAGAGGTCGCGAACGCTCTCAGCCCACCGAGCGATTCGGTTATATCTCCGGCATGATCGAAACTGCTGAAAACGTTGCGACCCGTTACGGGATTACCCGCGAAGAGGCTGACGCTTTTGCAGTCTCTAGCCACCTGAAGGCTGCAGCAGCGTGGGATCGGGGCGCGTTTGATGACGAAGTCGTACCTGTAGTAGTCCCGCAGCGTAAGGGTGAACCGCTGATCTTTAGTCGAGACGAGGGCATTCGCCCAAACTCCTCGGTTGAAGTGTTAGCTGGGTTACGCCCGCTGATGCAGGGCGGGATCACCACCGCCGGAAACGCAAGTCAGCAGAACGATGCCGCGGCAGCATGCCTCATCGTGTCTGAGGACAAACTCGACGAATACGGGGTTGAACCCATCGCGTTCCTCGAGGGCTGGGCGGCGGTCGGATGCGACCCCGCCGAGATGGGGCTGGGCCCGGTCCCCGCCGTCGAAAAGCTATTTCGCCGCACCGGCCGAGGCTGGAACGACATCGATCTCGTAGAGCTCAACGAAGCGTTTGCCGCCCAATCACTTGGAGTGCTGCGCGGATGGGGCTGGGACGATCACGAGCGACTCAATGTCAATGGTTCAGGTATTTCGCTTGGACACCCTGTTGGTGCCACCGGTGTACGCATCATGACCACAATGTTGCATGAGCTACACCGTCGCGGTGGGGGTCGTGGCCTCGAGACCATGTGTATCGGTGGCGGCCAGGGCATGGCTGCGCTCTTCGAGGTGGTGTAA
- a CDS encoding FAS1-like dehydratase domain-containing protein produces the protein MNPTKFTNPETVDFSDWVENTETLSDVASSSASVKLAAILNHPRSLEEAHSNALFPLGHWLQFTPSSVQDELGADGHPKLGGFMPPLPLPRRMWAGSSIDFHRPICVGQQLSRITTIESITPKNGSSGALCFVVLRHDVAADQTLALTERQTIVYREAVPVAANPQATSRPPREDTPAPEGWDWVETKRPDTITLFRYSALTFNSHRIHYDLPYATEVEGYPGLVVHGPLMATYIMDSFVKHHPEAVITSFTFQARSPIFVGEQLHVVGRVEDTSSDASSEQLSVVAPGGGVAVTAHITFR, from the coding sequence GTGAACCCCACCAAATTCACCAACCCGGAGACTGTAGATTTCAGCGACTGGGTCGAAAACACCGAAACGCTCTCTGACGTCGCTTCAAGCTCGGCCTCGGTAAAGCTCGCAGCTATCCTCAACCACCCTCGGTCGCTCGAAGAGGCGCACAGCAACGCTCTCTTTCCGCTCGGTCACTGGCTCCAGTTCACTCCGTCCTCCGTACAAGACGAACTTGGCGCAGACGGCCATCCCAAGCTCGGCGGGTTTATGCCGCCGCTCCCGCTCCCCCGACGCATGTGGGCGGGCAGCAGCATAGATTTCCATCGCCCCATATGTGTGGGTCAGCAGTTGTCTCGCATCACCACGATTGAATCGATCACGCCCAAGAACGGATCGAGCGGGGCGCTGTGCTTTGTGGTCTTACGCCATGACGTCGCCGCCGACCAGACACTTGCGCTCACAGAACGACAGACGATTGTATATCGCGAGGCAGTTCCGGTGGCGGCAAACCCTCAAGCTACGTCGCGTCCGCCACGCGAGGACACGCCAGCACCCGAAGGTTGGGACTGGGTTGAGACTAAGCGGCCTGACACGATCACCCTGTTTCGGTATTCAGCGTTGACGTTCAATTCGCACCGTATCCATTACGACCTCCCGTACGCCACTGAGGTCGAGGGTTACCCCGGCCTCGTTGTGCACGGCCCGCTTATGGCGACCTACATCATGGATAGCTTCGTGAAGCACCATCCGGAAGCCGTCATCACGTCGTTCACATTTCAGGCGCGATCCCCCATCTTTGTGGGAGAACAACTCCACGTGGTCGGTCGCGTCGAGGACACATCCTCAGATGCCTCGTCCGAACAGCTCTCGGTCGTTGCCCCCGGTGGCGGCGTCGCAGTCACCGCGCACATTACTTTCCGTTAA
- a CDS encoding HpcH/HpaI aldolase/citrate lyase family protein: protein MLQSSISYLFVPASRPERFAKALAAGAGQVIIDLEDAVAVEDKDTSLAHLIEALNDGLDTPVHVRINAADSPWFNRDIAALAALTAQGSAGLSGVIIPKAEDAAVLAEVRTALGGDIELIALVESALGVSRARELAQSPELSRFAVGAVDLSFDLDVEISSSTIDYAYAALVVESRLAGLPAPIASPPLSLHDTEGNEIDARRLRGMGLTAQLCIHPAQLAPIHAGFLPTAEQFAWARNVLAAEGGASQVGGQMVDKPVQDRARRILSHE, encoded by the coding sequence ATGCTGCAATCCTCGATCTCATACCTGTTCGTTCCGGCCTCTCGCCCGGAGCGGTTCGCGAAAGCCTTGGCTGCAGGCGCAGGCCAAGTCATCATCGACCTTGAAGATGCGGTGGCGGTGGAAGATAAAGACACCTCGCTGGCGCACCTCATTGAAGCGTTGAATGATGGGTTGGACACGCCAGTGCATGTGCGCATCAATGCCGCTGACTCGCCCTGGTTTAATCGAGACATCGCCGCCCTTGCGGCCCTTACTGCACAGGGGAGTGCGGGCCTTTCTGGAGTGATTATTCCCAAAGCTGAGGACGCGGCGGTGCTCGCCGAGGTACGTACAGCGTTAGGGGGTGACATCGAGTTGATTGCGCTTGTGGAGAGCGCACTCGGTGTGAGTCGTGCGCGAGAATTGGCGCAGTCGCCGGAGCTCTCGCGGTTCGCCGTGGGGGCCGTGGACCTGAGTTTCGATCTCGATGTCGAAATCTCTTCTTCGACGATTGACTATGCGTACGCTGCCCTGGTCGTAGAATCGCGCCTGGCGGGACTCCCTGCGCCTATCGCCTCGCCGCCCCTGTCGTTGCACGACACCGAGGGGAACGAAATTGATGCGCGCAGGTTGCGCGGTATGGGACTTACCGCGCAGCTGTGCATTCATCCCGCTCAGCTCGCGCCTATTCATGCTGGATTCCTGCCCACGGCTGAGCAGTTTGCTTGGGCCAGGAACGTGCTCGCTGCTGAAGGTGGGGCCTCCCAGGTGGGTGGCCAAATGGTTGACAAGCCCGTTCAAGATCGGGCGCGACGAATCCTTTCACACGAGTAG